Proteins from one Rhodoflexus caldus genomic window:
- a CDS encoding MjaI family restriction endonuclease, producing the protein MAKLRKQYSKEFGKKEKVLNYATQTYQLSRPNKVGAVMALIRQCQPKTFEEWEKWYFENAVTTGKHSAKITKESLEELGERLYVKITEIVIPEWTEAFRQITLQDYIDYIYNLTIPRTYDGFIREKSVIEDNLAKIFPEVRFEESEPELDHAGDINYLGWVGEKAFGIQIKPVTAQANFGNYSVTERMKLSFEDFTQKFGGKVFVIFSVNDTIQNKEVIEQIAAEINRLNRQ; encoded by the coding sequence ATGGCAAAACTGCGTAAACAATATTCAAAAGAATTCGGCAAAAAAGAGAAAGTACTCAATTACGCAACGCAAACTTATCAACTTTCGCGCCCTAACAAAGTCGGTGCGGTGATGGCACTTATACGCCAATGTCAGCCGAAAACATTTGAAGAGTGGGAAAAGTGGTATTTTGAAAATGCGGTAACGACAGGTAAACACTCTGCTAAAATTACCAAAGAAAGTTTGGAAGAACTTGGTGAGCGGCTATACGTGAAAATTACTGAAATTGTCATCCCCGAATGGACGGAAGCCTTTCGCCAAATTACTTTACAGGATTATATCGATTACATTTACAATTTAACTATCCCTCGAACCTACGACGGCTTCATCAGAGAAAAATCGGTGATAGAGGACAATCTTGCTAAAATATTCCCCGAAGTGCGATTTGAAGAAAGCGAACCCGAACTTGACCATGCAGGCGATATAAACTATCTCGGTTGGGTTGGTGAAAAAGCATTTGGTATTCAAATTAAGCCTGTAACTGCCCAAGCAAATTTTGGGAATTATTCCGTAACCGAAAGAATGAAACTCAGTTTTGAAGATTTTACCCAAAAGTTTGGCGGCAAAGTATTTGTCATTTTTAGCGTAAACGATACCATTCAAAATAAGGAAGTTATAGAACAAATAGCGGCAGAAATCAACAGATTAAACCGACAATAA
- a CDS encoding DNA methyltransferase has product MKTHHKIINGDSRHMTEIPDNSVHLVVTSPPYWQLKDYGSDNQIGFHDSYETYINHLNLVWKECFRVLHNGCRLCINIGDQFARAVYYGRYKVIPIREEIIKFCETIGFDYMGAVIWQKVTNSNTTGGGVQMGSYPYPRNGILKLDYEFILIFKKLGEASKPTQEQKERSVMTAEEWNTFFAGHWNFSGVKQTGHIAMFPEELPRRLIRMFSFVGETVLDPFAGSGTTSLAAKNTHRNSIGYEINPEFIPIVKEKLSVYQPDLEGTVYEFIKQKPADIDFEKEIARLPYIFKDPHALDKKTDIKKLQFGSRIDRDSPAAREELFTVKEIICPEKVRLSNGLIVKLLGIKSLPHLHEKAKLFLHEKTKGKKVFLRYDELKYDGDNNLLAYLYLENKTFINAHLIKNGLAQADTSMNYKYRDKFLNLFNQSNGKTA; this is encoded by the coding sequence TTGAAAACGCACCACAAAATTATCAACGGCGACAGCAGGCACATGACCGAAATACCCGATAATTCGGTTCATTTGGTTGTTACCTCGCCCCCCTATTGGCAACTGAAAGACTACGGCTCCGACAATCAAATCGGATTCCACGACAGTTACGAAACCTACATCAATCATCTGAATTTGGTTTGGAAAGAGTGCTTTCGGGTGCTGCACAACGGTTGCCGGTTGTGTATCAATATCGGCGACCAGTTCGCCCGTGCGGTTTATTACGGACGTTACAAGGTAATTCCTATTCGCGAAGAAATCATCAAATTTTGCGAAACCATCGGCTTTGACTATATGGGCGCTGTCATTTGGCAGAAAGTTACTAACTCAAACACCACGGGCGGCGGCGTTCAAATGGGTTCTTATCCTTATCCGCGAAATGGCATCTTAAAACTTGACTATGAATTTATCCTGATTTTCAAAAAGTTAGGCGAAGCATCCAAGCCGACCCAAGAGCAAAAAGAACGCTCCGTAATGACCGCCGAAGAATGGAATACTTTTTTTGCCGGGCATTGGAACTTTTCGGGCGTAAAGCAAACGGGGCATATTGCCATGTTTCCCGAAGAATTGCCCCGAAGGCTGATTCGCATGTTTTCTTTTGTCGGTGAAACGGTTTTAGACCCTTTCGCAGGCAGCGGAACAACCTCTCTTGCCGCGAAAAATACGCACCGCAACTCCATTGGCTACGAAATCAATCCCGAATTCATTCCGATTGTCAAAGAAAAACTATCCGTATATCAGCCCGATTTGGAAGGAACGGTTTATGAGTTCATCAAGCAAAAGCCTGCCGATATAGATTTTGAGAAAGAAATTGCCCGATTACCTTATATTTTCAAAGACCCGCATGCGCTTGACAAAAAGACGGATATTAAAAAACTGCAATTCGGCTCACGGATTGACAGGGATAGCCCTGCTGCACGCGAAGAACTTTTTACGGTAAAAGAAATTATCTGCCCCGAAAAAGTACGCCTAAGCAACGGTTTGATTGTCAAACTATTAGGCATAAAATCATTGCCGCATCTTCATGAAAAAGCAAAGTTGTTTTTGCATGAAAAAACAAAAGGCAAAAAAGTTTTCCTCCGCTACGACGAACTGAAGTATGACGGCGATAATAACCTGCTCGCGTACCTGTATTTGGAAAACAAAACGTTTATTAATGCTCATTTGATTAAAAACGGACTGGCGCAGGCGGATACTTCCATGAATTACAAGTATCGGGATAAGTTTTTGAACTTGTTCAATCAAAGCAATGGCAAAACTGCGTAA
- a CDS encoding BlaI/MecI/CopY family transcriptional regulator — protein sequence MQQLTKAEEQVMQALWSVGRGMVKEIIEKLPDPKPAYNTVSTIVRILEQKGFVSHKAYGKTHEYFPLISRDEYSAKFLNHFLGSYFGGSFERLVSFFVKKNDINLAEFEEMMKLVQKDLQQDDSEPSNPA from the coding sequence ATGCAACAACTCACAAAAGCCGAAGAACAGGTGATGCAGGCGCTTTGGTCGGTTGGTCGGGGAATGGTAAAGGAGATTATAGAAAAACTGCCCGACCCTAAACCCGCTTACAATACCGTATCTACCATTGTGCGCATTTTGGAGCAAAAGGGTTTTGTTTCTCACAAAGCCTACGGCAAAACGCATGAATATTTTCCGCTCATCAGCCGCGATGAGTACAGCGCAAAGTTTCTCAACCATTTTCTGGGCAGCTATTTCGGTGGTTCTTTTGAACGCTTGGTTTCCTTTTTTGTCAAGAAAAACGACATAAATCTTGCAGAATTTGAGGAAATGATGAAGCTCGTACAGAAAGATTTACAACAAGACGACAGCGAACCCTCAAACCCTGCTTAA
- a CDS encoding ABC transporter permease: MTFLFSRILSRMGKGLLLAIIAALLAVPPLYVVWQWFSPADSYWAHLYEYLLPDYLKNTLGLTTGVLLGTLLLGIPSAWLVAACEFPGRRLLSWLLVLPLAIPAYINAYVYKYTFERGLLQSLPFRPDVMHLGGAIAVMSLVLYPYIYLVTRTNFQRQSAGALEAAKLLGASPLRRFFAVALPMARPAIIGSAMLVLMECLNEYGTVKYYGVPTFTSGIFRAWFAMGSVHTAMKLAGLLLAVVFVLNLSERRLTRNLRYTAGKSERLLTRQTLHGWQATAAMLFCLIPSLGGFVFPFAQLLSWAYSGWVQGLLTVDFSKYLLQTLQVAFTSAAFIVLIALILAYIRRIGRGKLTQLTVHLANLGYAMPGAVVAIGVLALLLAVGKSLQVAFVGTLIALTYAYLVRFMAVAFNPLEAGLQKISPSMDNAAAILGKNRLQTLLLVHVPLLRGAILAALMLVVVDILKELPLTLILRPFNFDTLATKAYEYADDEKLQQSAAMSCLIVLAGMLPVFLLDKLNKSD; the protein is encoded by the coding sequence ATGACCTTTCTGTTTTCTCGCATTCTTTCACGTATGGGCAAAGGGCTGTTATTAGCGATAATAGCAGCCCTTTTGGCCGTTCCGCCGCTATATGTGGTGTGGCAATGGTTTTCACCTGCCGATAGCTACTGGGCGCATCTGTATGAATACCTGCTGCCCGATTACCTGAAAAATACGCTGGGGCTGACCACGGGTGTACTTCTCGGAACGCTGTTGTTGGGCATTCCTTCGGCATGGCTTGTAGCGGCTTGTGAATTTCCGGGCAGGCGTTTGCTTTCGTGGTTGCTGGTGCTGCCGCTGGCTATTCCTGCCTATATCAATGCCTATGTGTACAAGTACACCTTTGAGCGCGGGCTGCTGCAAAGTCTGCCTTTCCGCCCCGATGTAATGCACCTCGGCGGTGCAATTGCGGTGATGTCGCTGGTATTGTATCCGTACATTTATTTGGTTACACGCACCAATTTTCAGCGGCAATCGGCGGGGGCTTTAGAGGCCGCTAAGTTGCTCGGTGCTTCTCCGCTGCGGCGTTTCTTTGCGGTTGCCTTGCCTATGGCACGCCCTGCAATTATCGGCAGTGCCATGCTCGTGCTGATGGAGTGCCTCAACGAATACGGCACGGTCAAATACTACGGCGTGCCGACCTTTACGTCAGGCATTTTCCGCGCATGGTTTGCAATGGGCAGCGTGCATACAGCCATGAAACTGGCAGGGCTGCTGCTGGCAGTCGTTTTTGTGTTGAATCTTTCCGAACGCCGACTAACTCGCAACCTGCGTTACACAGCAGGTAAGAGCGAGCGGCTGCTGACTCGCCAAACGCTGCACGGCTGGCAGGCAACGGCTGCAATGCTTTTCTGCCTGATTCCTTCCTTAGGCGGGTTTGTGTTCCCTTTCGCGCAACTCCTCTCATGGGCGTATAGCGGCTGGGTACAAGGTTTGCTCACGGTTGATTTCAGTAAATATCTGTTGCAAACCTTGCAGGTAGCTTTTACAAGCGCTGCCTTTATTGTCCTCATCGCATTGATACTTGCCTACATTCGCCGTATCGGCAGGGGAAAACTCACCCAACTGACGGTGCATCTGGCAAATTTGGGCTATGCTATGCCGGGCGCTGTGGTAGCTATCGGTGTGCTGGCATTGCTGCTGGCTGTCGGTAAATCTTTACAGGTGGCCTTCGTCGGTACGCTCATCGCATTGACTTATGCCTATTTGGTGCGATTTATGGCGGTAGCCTTCAACCCGCTGGAAGCAGGTTTACAAAAAATATCGCCTTCTATGGACAATGCGGCTGCCATTCTGGGTAAAAACCGTTTACAAACCTTGCTTCTTGTACACGTGCCGCTGCTGCGCGGTGCCATTCTGGCCGCTTTGATGCTAGTTGTGGTGGATATTCTGAAAGAGTTACCGCTGACACTCATCCTGCGCCCTTTCAACTTTGACACACTGGCTACCAAAGCCTATGAATATGCCGATGATGAAAAATTACAGCAATCGGCCGCCATGTCCTGCCTGATTGTGCTGGCCGGAATGCTGCCTGTTTTCTTGTTGGATAAATTAAACAAATCGGATTAG
- a CDS encoding acyl-CoA carboxylase subunit beta, with protein MDIEFNKNEDLLKQELFRLKTRYDKVKMGGGAKKIEAQHKQGKLTARERIAFLLDQGAPVLEIGAFAGEGMYEEHGGCPSGGVVVCIGYICGRMAIVVANDATVKAGAWFPITAKKNLRAQEIAMENRLPIVYLVDSAGVYLPMQNEVFPDKEHFGRIFRNNAIMSSEGIVQIAAIMGSCVAGGAYLPIMSDEAMIVDKTGTIFLAGSYLVKAAIGENVDNETLGGATTHCEISGVTDYKFPDDKSCLNAIRDIFDKMGDFPKAGFNRKTPAPPKLNPEEIYGLFPADRTKPYDMMDIILRMVDNSEFRPYKELYGQSLICGLARIDGWAVGIIANQRKMVKTKKGEMQMGGVIYSDSADKATRFIMNCNQKRIPLVFLHDVSGFMVGSRSEHGGIIKDGAKMVNAMSNSVVPKFSIILGNSYGAGNYAMCGKAYDPRLIYAWPTAQLAVMSGASAAKTLLQIKVSAMKAKGEEISAEQEAALLKEITDKYNEELSPYYAAARLWVDGIIDPLETRKVISMGIEAANHAPIRKRYNVGVIQT; from the coding sequence ATGGATATTGAATTCAACAAAAACGAAGACCTGCTCAAACAGGAACTTTTCAGGCTGAAAACCCGCTACGATAAAGTCAAAATGGGCGGCGGGGCTAAGAAAATAGAAGCACAACACAAGCAAGGCAAACTTACGGCGCGCGAACGCATCGCTTTTCTGCTCGACCAAGGCGCTCCCGTGCTGGAAATCGGTGCATTTGCGGGCGAAGGCATGTACGAAGAGCACGGGGGTTGTCCTTCGGGCGGCGTAGTGGTTTGCATCGGCTATATCTGTGGCAGAATGGCAATTGTGGTTGCCAACGATGCCACCGTAAAGGCGGGTGCATGGTTTCCGATTACAGCCAAAAAGAATCTTCGCGCGCAGGAAATAGCTATGGAAAATCGCCTGCCGATTGTCTATTTGGTGGACAGCGCGGGCGTGTATCTGCCCATGCAAAACGAAGTTTTTCCCGATAAGGAACACTTCGGGCGCATTTTCCGCAACAATGCCATTATGTCATCCGAAGGCATTGTGCAAATTGCCGCCATCATGGGCAGTTGCGTAGCGGGCGGGGCATACCTGCCCATCATGAGCGACGAAGCCATGATTGTGGACAAAACAGGAACGATTTTTTTGGCAGGCTCTTACCTTGTCAAAGCCGCCATCGGCGAAAATGTGGACAACGAAACACTGGGCGGGGCTACTACGCACTGCGAAATTTCGGGCGTTACCGACTACAAATTCCCCGACGATAAAAGTTGCCTGAACGCCATCCGCGATATTTTTGACAAAATGGGCGATTTTCCGAAAGCAGGTTTCAACCGCAAAACTCCTGCGCCGCCCAAACTCAACCCCGAAGAAATCTACGGGCTGTTTCCTGCCGACCGCACCAAGCCCTACGATATGATGGACATCATTTTGCGCATGGTGGACAATTCCGAATTCCGCCCTTACAAGGAACTGTACGGGCAGTCGCTCATCTGTGGGCTGGCACGCATCGACGGCTGGGCGGTAGGCATCATCGCCAATCAGCGCAAAATGGTGAAAACCAAAAAAGGCGAAATGCAGATGGGCGGCGTTATCTATTCCGACTCTGCCGACAAAGCCACCCGCTTCATTATGAACTGCAACCAGAAGCGCATTCCGTTAGTGTTCCTGCACGATGTTTCGGGCTTTATGGTAGGCAGTCGCTCCGAACACGGCGGCATTATCAAAGACGGGGCTAAAATGGTCAATGCCATGAGCAATTCCGTAGTGCCGAAGTTCAGCATCATTCTGGGCAACTCCTACGGAGCGGGCAACTACGCCATGTGCGGTAAAGCCTACGACCCGCGCCTGATTTATGCTTGGCCAACGGCGCAACTGGCAGTAATGAGTGGTGCTTCGGCAGCCAAAACGCTCCTGCAAATCAAGGTTTCGGCTATGAAAGCCAAAGGCGAAGAAATCAGCGCCGAACAGGAAGCGGCTCTGCTCAAAGAAATTACTGACAAGTACAACGAGGAACTTTCGCCTTATTACGCTGCCGCGCGCCTCTGGGTGGACGGCATAATAGACCCGCTGGAAACCCGCAAAGTCATCAGCATGGGTATAGAAGCTGCCAACCACGCCCCTATCCGCAAGCGATACAACGTGGGGGTGATTCAGACGTAG